Proteins encoded in a region of the Haloglomus salinum genome:
- a CDS encoding CPBP family intramembrane glutamic endopeptidase yields MRWAAFAGVAVAVTLLLLLLARASQGAVGTPPATPGEVRWLDRLDDGADHLDAGDAPEPAPASPLEASMASSSSMSPVVLLVNVAFSQGLFGLLLLAGAWYTGIPASAFGAGSGDVGLDALAVGVGFGIALSLANGVAGAAASALGRDPSEDLRALLAPDSAGGWVLLLGVVLPLIAGFEELLFRGALVGVMATGFGWSPWLLALASSAAFALGHGAQGPVGIVVTGLLGFVLAAGYVITGSLLVVVVAHYLVNAVEFVAYEGLDLEPPFGG; encoded by the coding sequence GTGCGGTGGGCCGCGTTCGCGGGCGTCGCGGTCGCGGTCACGCTGTTGCTGCTTCTTCTGGCGCGCGCCTCACAGGGAGCCGTCGGTACGCCGCCGGCCACGCCGGGCGAGGTGCGCTGGCTCGACCGGCTGGATGACGGTGCCGACCACCTCGACGCCGGTGATGCCCCGGAGCCCGCGCCCGCGAGTCCGCTCGAGGCGTCGATGGCCAGCTCGTCGTCGATGTCCCCGGTCGTCCTGCTGGTCAACGTCGCGTTCTCGCAGGGGCTGTTCGGACTCCTCCTCCTCGCTGGAGCGTGGTACACCGGCATCCCGGCGAGCGCGTTCGGCGCCGGGAGCGGCGATGTCGGTCTCGACGCGCTCGCGGTCGGCGTAGGCTTCGGCATCGCGCTCTCGCTGGCCAACGGCGTCGCGGGCGCCGCCGCGAGCGCGCTGGGTCGCGACCCCAGCGAGGACCTCCGTGCGCTGCTCGCCCCCGACTCGGCCGGGGGCTGGGTGCTCCTGCTGGGCGTGGTCCTGCCGCTCATCGCGGGCTTCGAGGAGCTCCTCTTCCGGGGGGCACTCGTCGGCGTCATGGCGACGGGCTTTGGCTGGTCGCCCTGGCTCCTCGCACTCGCCTCGTCGGCCGCGTTCGCACTGGGGCACGGCGCACAGGGCCCCGTCGGTATCGTCGTAACGGGCCTACTGGGATTCGTGCTCGCGGCCGGCTACGTCATCACGGGGAGTCTCCTCGTGGTGGTGGTCGCCCACTACCTGGTCAACGCCGTCGAGTTCGTCGCCTACGAGGGGCTCGACCTGGAGCCGCCGTTCGGCGGCTGA
- a CDS encoding MGMT family protein, translating to MTDDGAPGPDYETGIYARESPYLDRHVQLGVASEKLINVSFPAEPNEGAEDEYPLLKRLFAYLEGKKDQFEDVDIALTVPTEQRTVLEALRNVPYGEDVSVERLARLAGLDDDDGDDLQTVRMALDANPVPIVVPDHRVRDGPSSAPPKVEQKLRSLEGL from the coding sequence GTGACCGACGACGGCGCACCCGGCCCGGACTACGAGACGGGCATCTACGCCCGCGAGTCGCCGTACCTCGACCGCCACGTCCAGCTGGGCGTCGCGAGCGAGAAGCTCATCAACGTCTCCTTCCCGGCGGAGCCCAACGAGGGTGCGGAGGACGAGTACCCGCTGTTGAAGCGCCTCTTCGCCTATCTCGAGGGGAAGAAGGACCAGTTCGAGGACGTGGATATCGCGCTGACGGTGCCGACCGAGCAGCGGACCGTTCTAGAGGCACTCCGGAACGTCCCCTACGGCGAGGACGTCTCCGTCGAGCGGCTGGCGCGGCTGGCCGGCCTCGATGACGACGATGGGGACGACCTCCAGACCGTGCGGATGGCGCTGGACGCGAACCCCGTCCCGATTGTCGTCCCGGACCACCGGGTCCGGGACGGCCCGAGTTCCGCGCCACCGAAGGTCGAGCAGAAGCTCCGGTCGCTGGAGGGGCTGTAG